Part of the Halococcus saccharolyticus DSM 5350 genome is shown below.
TGATTATAACCGGTTTCCTCCCCTCGATCAACAGTGTCGTCGTGTGATGAAGTGCCACGCGGGGCGATTCCGCCCGGACAGAACCGACCATACCGAAAACGGAGACGACTCATGGCAAGCAACACCCAAGACATCGACACCGAAAGCGAAACCGCGATCACAACCGGGGAAACCGAATCAGGACTCGACGAGAACGTGGCCGGGGCGCTGTCGTATCTGTTCGGTCTCGTCTCGGGACTGATCTTTTACTTGATCGAGCAGGACAACCCCTTCGTTCGCTTCCACGCAGCCCAGAGCATGGTACTCTCTGGACTGTTGTTCGTGGTGTACGTCGCGTTGAGCATCGTCGGAACGGTCGTTTCGAGCGTTCTGTTCACGAGCACGAGCACCTTCTTCGTCGGGAGCATCATTTCGCTGGTGATCGGGTTGATCTGGCTGGTACTCACGCTCGGCACGTTCGCGCTCTGGGTCTACCTGATGGTTCGCGCCTATCAGGGCAAGACCCAACGGGTGCCGATCGCGGCGGGCATCGCGGACAACCTCGTCTGAGACCGATGTGACCGCGCATGACGAACGACTCCGATCGCTCACACGGTCACGCGCTGCCGACAGACGGTTCGAACGAACCACAGCAACCGGTCGGAACCATCCGGAACCCATCCGAGCAGATCCGGTGGCGCGTCGGGACTGACGGCGGACTCACTGACAACGGCGGCACGAACGACATGCCGGAGATGGCCACGTACACTGACGCGGAGCTCGGGTACAGCGTCGAGTACCCCGCCGGTTGGTCGGCAGACCCCGACCCGGACGGGGGAGTGACCTTCACGGACCCCAACTCGACAGCAGCGGGCGCGGTCGTGTTCGTCGACGAAAGCGTCGAAAGCAGCCCGTCGGCGTACGCCGCCCGCTTCCGGGAGACGCTCGCCACGGACGAACACGTCCACGCCCTCGAACGTCTCGATCGACGGACGGTGTGGCTCCCCAGCGGCCACCGTGGGCGGGTCGTCG
Proteins encoded:
- a CDS encoding DUF4870 domain-containing protein, with the protein product MASNTQDIDTESETAITTGETESGLDENVAGALSYLFGLVSGLIFYLIEQDNPFVRFHAAQSMVLSGLLFVVYVALSIVGTVVSSVLFTSTSTFFVGSIISLVIGLIWLVLTLGTFALWVYLMVRAYQGKTQRVPIAAGIADNLV